A DNA window from Streptomyces parvus contains the following coding sequences:
- the msrB gene encoding peptide-methionine (R)-S-oxide reductase MsrB: MPYDVEKPDEQWREELTPAEYAVLRQAGTEPAFRGEYTDTKTAGVYSCRACGAELFRSDTKFESHCGWPSFYDPKDTDAVELIEDRSHGMVRTEVRCARCGSHLGHVFEGEGYPTPTDQRYCINSISLTLAPDES; the protein is encoded by the coding sequence GTGCCGTACGACGTCGAGAAGCCGGACGAGCAGTGGCGGGAAGAGCTGACCCCCGCCGAGTACGCGGTGCTGCGCCAGGCCGGCACCGAGCCCGCTTTCCGCGGTGAGTACACGGACACCAAGACGGCGGGCGTCTACTCCTGCCGGGCCTGTGGGGCGGAGCTGTTCCGCTCCGACACCAAGTTCGAGTCGCACTGCGGCTGGCCGTCCTTCTACGACCCGAAGGACACCGACGCGGTCGAGCTGATCGAGGACCGCAGCCACGGCATGGTCCGCACCGAGGTGCGCTGCGCCCGCTGCGGCTCGCACCTGGGCCACGTCTTCGAGGGGGAGGGCTACCCCACCCCGACGGACCAGCGTTACTGCATCAACTCGATCTCGCTGACCCTGGCGCCCGACGAGAGCTGA
- a CDS encoding bifunctional serine/threonine-protein kinase/ABC transporter substrate-binding protein, protein MDDLRPTDPARIGGHRLLGRLGAGGMGVVYLGRTDAGALAAIKVILPEHAGDEDFRARFRREAEAARRVDSPWAVSVTGADTEAERPWLATEFVPGPTLSDIVARRGPLPVRSVTVLGRLLARALAAVHGAGLVHRDVKPGNVLLTASGPRLIDFGIARTADATALTATGLIVGTPGFLPPEVVSGGAKGAGEPPGGAVEPTGAAGDVFSLGCLLAYASTGRTPFGSGAVDAVLYRTVHDAPDLDGVEDPGLRALLERCLAKDPGERPAAADLDTLIAEDMPAGATADWLPEDVVRIIADRAAVLLALPAIDATVAVAEEPPSPQPAPGRRRFLLLAAGGALALGAGAFAAVRLTGDEAEGAGGGGAPGGRRLIIGVHADLTGPLSPAGRAQERGVRLAVDRFNSLDDQPFRLAVKVLDDQGDPARSARVAEDFARDPEVVAVIGPTSDESAGAALSAYDEAVMPVLTVSALQIAFPRRANASFFQAAPSYASLAVPIVNRLLLRPDVERLGVLIDRSGGQAAYQSGYSTNLLTPSLTTGTTHPRVVPAGTTVFDPVITDLLSHRSDALFYAGDAAGAARVARILADLSFAGPRMAQHAVMGTEFLELAGAAADGWEFVAPFIDATAPAAATFAAAHRKRFGTAPAAWAAEAYDAAGLVARELAALAEPAAKGATGRAAGASPPVKGVSASVTPSGDGRPTRSALTAAIAAARYEGVSRSYAFEEERQQLVGRDAHVYRVEDGRLRYLGPAPKPKS, encoded by the coding sequence ATGGACGACCTGCGACCCACCGACCCCGCCCGGATCGGCGGCCACCGGCTCCTCGGCCGCCTCGGAGCCGGCGGCATGGGCGTCGTCTACCTCGGCCGCACCGACGCCGGAGCGCTCGCCGCGATCAAGGTGATCCTGCCCGAGCACGCCGGGGACGAGGACTTCCGGGCCCGCTTCCGCCGTGAGGCCGAGGCCGCCCGCCGGGTCGACAGCCCCTGGGCCGTGTCCGTCACCGGCGCCGACACCGAGGCCGAACGTCCCTGGCTCGCCACCGAGTTCGTGCCCGGGCCGACGCTGTCGGACATCGTCGCCCGGCGCGGACCGCTCCCCGTGCGCAGCGTCACCGTCCTCGGCCGGCTGCTCGCCCGCGCCCTGGCCGCCGTGCACGGCGCCGGACTCGTCCACCGCGACGTCAAACCGGGCAACGTCCTGCTGACGGCGAGCGGCCCCCGGCTGATCGACTTCGGGATCGCCCGCACCGCCGACGCGACCGCCCTCACCGCCACGGGGCTGATCGTCGGCACGCCGGGGTTTCTGCCGCCGGAGGTGGTGTCAGGGGGTGCGAAGGGGGCCGGTGAGCCCCCCGGTGGGGCCGTTGAGCCCACCGGAGCCGCCGGGGACGTCTTCTCGCTCGGCTGTCTCCTGGCGTACGCCTCCACCGGTCGGACGCCCTTCGGCAGCGGTGCGGTCGACGCCGTCCTCTACCGCACCGTGCACGACGCCCCGGACCTCGACGGCGTCGAGGACCCCGGGCTGCGCGCGCTGCTGGAGCGTTGCCTCGCCAAGGACCCCGGCGAGCGTCCGGCCGCCGCCGACCTCGACACCCTGATCGCCGAGGACATGCCCGCCGGGGCCACCGCCGACTGGCTGCCCGAGGACGTCGTGCGGATCATCGCCGACCGGGCCGCCGTGCTGCTGGCCCTGCCCGCCATCGACGCCACCGTCGCCGTCGCCGAGGAGCCCCCGAGCCCGCAACCCGCCCCCGGCCGAAGGCGGTTCCTGCTCCTCGCGGCCGGGGGCGCTCTCGCCCTCGGCGCCGGAGCCTTCGCCGCCGTACGGCTCACCGGCGACGAAGCAGAGGGGGCAGGAGGCGGCGGGGCCCCCGGCGGACGGCGCCTCATCATCGGCGTGCACGCCGACCTCACCGGGCCCCTCAGCCCCGCCGGACGCGCCCAGGAACGCGGCGTCCGGCTCGCCGTCGACCGCTTCAACTCCCTCGACGACCAGCCCTTCCGGCTCGCCGTGAAGGTCCTCGACGACCAGGGCGACCCCGCCCGCTCGGCCCGGGTCGCCGAGGACTTCGCCCGCGATCCGGAGGTCGTCGCGGTCATCGGTCCCACCAGCGACGAGTCGGCGGGGGCCGCCCTGTCCGCGTACGACGAAGCCGTGATGCCGGTCCTGACGGTGTCGGCCCTTCAGATCGCCTTCCCGCGCCGCGCCAACGCCTCCTTCTTCCAGGCCGCCCCCTCCTACGCCTCGCTCGCCGTTCCCATCGTCAACCGCCTTCTCCTGCGCCCCGACGTCGAGCGGCTGGGCGTCCTGATCGACCGGTCCGGCGGACAGGCGGCCTACCAGTCGGGCTACTCGACCAACCTGCTGACCCCCAGCCTCACCACCGGCACCACCCACCCCCGCGTGGTGCCCGCCGGGACCACCGTCTTCGACCCGGTCATCACCGACCTCCTCTCGCATCGGAGCGACGCCCTCTTCTACGCCGGTGACGCGGCCGGCGCCGCCCGGGTCGCCCGCATCCTGGCCGACCTCTCCTTCGCCGGACCGCGCATGGCCCAACACGCGGTCATGGGAACGGAGTTTTTGGAACTGGCCGGCGCTGCGGCCGACGGCTGGGAGTTCGTCGCCCCGTTCATCGACGCCACCGCCCCGGCCGCCGCGACGTTCGCCGCCGCCCACCGCAAACGCTTCGGCACCGCGCCCGCCGCCTGGGCGGCCGAGGCGTACGACGCGGCAGGGCTCGTCGCCCGCGAACTGGCCGCCCTCGCCGAGCCGGCGGCCAAGGGCGCGACGGGCCGTGCCGCCGGGGCTTCGCCCCCGGTCAAGGGGGTGTCCGCGAGCGTCACGCCCTCCGGCGACGGCCGGCCCACCCGGTCCGCGCTCACCGCCGCGATCGCCGCCGCCCGGTACGAAGGGGTCTCGCGCTCCTACGCGTTCGAGGAGGAACGTCAGCAACTCGTCGGCCGGGACGCCCACGTGTACCGGGTGGAGGACGGTCGCCTCCGCTACCTCGGCCCCGCCCCGAAGCCGAAGAGCTGA
- a CDS encoding GTPase-associated protein 1-related protein, whose product MSLAQVHYTSAAPGDEGTAGRFTAVGPGVSGALLAEIEPLVRYELPDGAPDRPSDGELRSLPQSFTYAALSDGSRLVSRSAPVRATGGGAGPGIRFHAHAVHLPPGVPLPGDRLPVEAWRSPHWVAVTPGGAIPDPLALSPGPAAVSEGLDDFAVSRGPWLAAVLADLRRASEPTEPGGRPVVLVERQCADVARWLGLASVTLPRESAERLTFTTYTRRPESSAVRVAGVLPEDAEAARAAGLRVHVCAERPPSGGSTDDAWAATAARVWRSRSPELFREARELPGEPFAPGPLAVTALCAGIALGPDERAAAAGWAADRPYALDAKRTGRLVEALASPGVDDRTGPEFDAVGRLFGALEGRCPAAVTAPLAAMLVTEAVRGGNGSLELPRRDAFVGPEGAAVAERLAPEILTELGDTAGSRSVARTVQLLRVARLLGVDGTDSLPGVIDRLAPALLTEAAAQDEEGTGAAGAPDFAPTLLELLDEQFEVRTALLGALDRLAPRDPGAVARFLERVALPFTGTQALPHLRMCAELPGAMATLGGDRAAVWHRVLRAAGLSPFAEPLVLRTAVGLVWADRAPTIEEARLLLDAATSDSHRAAGTWARLVDAALGASAAEPSATGTPSTASSAASTDEAASLAHDLLRGFPREIGGRARAGLLLLDLVRELRTGAPEPGWAERVRTLCAQAEPVDPALRERAHAALVERLLAPDRPGAELYDFVHSDDAELIAAYDRTARTETVRTRLRAQPAYAADCFTVWTAHPHAGETWPPVAAALLDEVLRPAVRAMSAEDVAEVEATVGRTGSSGRADAFRTWNRSSTLGRLGRRIAGRVRRG is encoded by the coding sequence ATGAGCCTTGCACAGGTGCACTACACCTCCGCCGCGCCGGGGGACGAGGGAACGGCGGGCCGGTTCACGGCGGTCGGTCCCGGGGTGTCCGGGGCCCTGCTGGCGGAGATCGAGCCCTTGGTCCGCTACGAGCTTCCCGACGGCGCTCCCGACCGCCCATCGGACGGCGAACTGCGCTCGCTGCCGCAGTCGTTCACGTACGCCGCCCTCTCCGACGGCAGCCGGCTGGTGTCCCGGTCGGCCCCGGTACGGGCCACCGGGGGCGGCGCGGGCCCGGGCATCCGGTTCCACGCTCACGCGGTCCACCTGCCGCCGGGGGTGCCGCTGCCGGGCGACCGGCTGCCGGTCGAGGCGTGGCGGTCGCCGCACTGGGTGGCGGTGACGCCCGGCGGCGCGATACCGGACCCGCTGGCGCTGTCGCCAGGACCGGCGGCGGTCTCGGAGGGCCTGGACGACTTCGCCGTGTCGCGCGGCCCCTGGCTCGCGGCCGTGCTGGCGGATCTGCGCCGGGCGAGCGAGCCCACGGAGCCCGGCGGGCGGCCGGTGGTGCTGGTGGAGCGGCAGTGCGCGGACGTGGCCCGGTGGCTGGGGCTCGCGTCCGTGACCCTGCCGAGGGAGAGCGCGGAGCGGCTGACGTTCACCACGTACACGCGGCGGCCGGAGAGTTCGGCGGTGCGGGTGGCGGGGGTGCTGCCCGAGGACGCGGAGGCGGCCCGGGCGGCGGGCCTGCGGGTGCATGTCTGTGCGGAGCGGCCTCCGTCGGGCGGTAGTACGGACGACGCGTGGGCGGCGACGGCGGCGCGGGTGTGGCGGAGCCGGTCGCCGGAGCTGTTCCGGGAGGCGCGGGAACTGCCCGGGGAGCCCTTTGCCCCAGGCCCGTTGGCGGTGACGGCCCTGTGCGCGGGGATCGCGCTCGGGCCGGACGAGCGTGCGGCGGCGGCCGGTTGGGCGGCGGACCGGCCGTACGCCTTGGACGCCAAACGCACGGGCCGGCTGGTCGAGGCCCTCGCGTCCCCGGGCGTCGACGACCGCACGGGCCCCGAATTCGACGCGGTGGGAAGGCTGTTCGGTGCGCTGGAGGGCCGCTGCCCCGCAGCGGTGACCGCTCCGCTCGCGGCGATGCTGGTGACGGAGGCGGTACGCGGCGGCAACGGCTCGCTGGAACTGCCGCGCCGGGACGCGTTCGTGGGGCCGGAGGGCGCGGCGGTCGCGGAGCGGCTCGCCCCGGAGATCCTCACCGAGCTGGGCGACACGGCCGGGTCCCGCTCGGTGGCGCGAACCGTACAACTGCTGCGGGTGGCACGGCTGCTGGGCGTGGACGGTACGGATTCGCTGCCGGGCGTCATCGACCGCCTGGCGCCGGCCCTGCTGACGGAGGCGGCGGCACAGGATGAGGAAGGGACGGGAGCCGCGGGCGCGCCGGACTTCGCCCCGACCCTGCTGGAGCTGCTGGACGAGCAGTTCGAGGTGAGGACGGCGTTGCTGGGCGCGCTGGACCGGCTCGCCCCCCGGGACCCCGGGGCGGTGGCCCGGTTCCTGGAGCGGGTGGCGCTGCCGTTCACGGGGACGCAGGCGTTGCCGCACTTGCGGATGTGCGCCGAGCTGCCGGGGGCGATGGCGACGCTGGGCGGGGACCGGGCGGCGGTGTGGCACCGGGTGCTGCGGGCGGCCGGCCTCTCCCCTTTCGCCGAGCCGCTGGTCCTGCGCACGGCGGTGGGCCTGGTCTGGGCGGACCGGGCCCCGACGATCGAGGAGGCCCGCCTCCTGCTGGACGCGGCCACGTCGGACTCCCACCGCGCGGCCGGTACGTGGGCCCGCCTGGTCGACGCGGCACTGGGCGCGTCCGCCGCAGAGCCGTCCGCCACCGGAACGCCCTCCACCGCCTCGTCCGCCGCGAGCACGGATGAGGCGGCCTCCCTCGCCCACGACCTCCTGCGCGGCTTCCCCCGGGAGATCGGCGGCCGGGCGCGGGCGGGCCTCCTGCTGCTGGACCTGGTCCGCGAACTGCGCACGGGCGCACCGGAACCCGGCTGGGCGGAGAGGGTCCGCACCCTGTGCGCGCAGGCGGAACCGGTCGACCCGGCACTCAGGGAGCGGGCCCACGCGGCCCTGGTGGAACGGCTGCTGGCCCCGGACCGCCCGGGCGCCGAGCTGTACGACTTCGTCCACAGCGACGACGCGGAGCTGATCGCCGCGTACGACCGCACCGCCCGGACGGAGACGGTACGGACCCGGCTGCGCGCCCAGCCCGCCTACGCGGCGGACTGCTTCACCGTCTGGACGGCCCACCCGCACGCGGGCGAGACCTGGCCCCCGGTGGCCGCCGCCCTCCTCGACGAGGTCCTGCGCCCGGCCGTCCGCGCCATGTCGGCCGAGGACGTCGCGGAGGTCGAGGCGACGGTGGGCCGCACGGGCAGCAGCGGCCGGGCGGACGCCTTCCGCACCTGGAACCGTTCGAGCACGCTGGGCCGCCTGGGCCGGCGGATCGCGGGGCGGGTGCGGCGGGGGTGA
- a CDS encoding dienelactone hydrolase family protein has product MAAMTTRTVQYPADGLTMIGYLALPAGDGRRPAVLLGPEGMGLSDVERRRAVALAELGYVALAFDLHGGRYLGDPEEMLARCLPLLADPDRMRGIGHAALDVLRAEPRTDPDRIAAVGYGTGGAIGLELGRDGVDLRAIGTVNATTTGRPGEAAHIRCPVWAGVGSEDPIMPPAQRNAFTAEMQAAGVDWRLTVYGGALHAFHHPTVDHPTVPGVGYHPRHARRAWRDIVDLLAECLPVADEPGA; this is encoded by the coding sequence ATGGCGGCGATGACGACGCGTACGGTCCAGTACCCGGCCGACGGTTTGACGATGATCGGGTACCTCGCGCTCCCGGCCGGTGACGGCCGGCGGCCCGCGGTGCTGCTCGGCCCCGAGGGCATGGGGCTCAGCGACGTCGAGCGCCGCCGGGCCGTTGCTCTCGCCGAGCTGGGATACGTTGCGCTGGCCTTCGACCTGCACGGCGGGCGCTACTTGGGTGACCCCGAGGAGATGCTGGCCCGCTGCCTGCCGCTGCTCGCTGATCCCGACCGGATGCGGGGCATCGGCCATGCGGCTCTCGACGTGCTGCGCGCCGAACCGCGGACCGACCCCGACCGGATCGCCGCCGTCGGCTACGGCACCGGGGGCGCCATCGGGCTGGAACTCGGGCGCGACGGCGTCGACCTGCGCGCGATCGGGACAGTCAACGCAACGACCACGGGCCGACCGGGCGAAGCCGCGCACATCCGCTGCCCGGTGTGGGCCGGGGTCGGTTCGGAGGACCCGATCATGCCGCCCGCGCAACGGAACGCGTTCACCGCCGAGATGCAGGCCGCAGGCGTCGACTGGCGCCTCACGGTCTACGGCGGCGCCCTGCACGCCTTCCACCACCCGACGGTCGACCACCCCACGGTCCCCGGCGTCGGCTACCACCCCCGGCACGCGCGGCGCGCCTGGCGCGACATCGTCGACCTGCTCGCCGAGTGCCTGCCCGTGGCCGACGAGCCGGGGGCATGA